The genomic region CCTTTGAGCACAGCCATGATGTTCGATATATGTTCCTGCGCAGCTTAAAGCGGCTTCAGGCGGGAGGGAGCGTCATTTTTGTCTTATTTTGTCGGCCCGGACCTGTCAGTTGGGCGGGACCCAGCCGCTGATCTGGCGGAAGGCGCTGGCCAGCAGCGCGAAGAACGCGGCCTGGACCAGCAGGATGCCGATGGCGGAGAGGATCACGCCCGCCACCCCGCCGGTGAGGCTCGAAAGGAAGACCGAGACGATGTAGACCGGCGGCAGGGTTGCGATGGCGGCCAGCAGCAGCGCCATGCTCTGGCCTTTGGTCTGGTTCCAGGAATGGCGCAGGCTGTAGCTCTCCTGCAGCGCCCGGGCGGGCAGCACGAGGCCCAGACGCAGCAGCAGCCAGAGCGAGACGCCGAGACTGATGAGGGCGATGGGCAGGAACTGAGCGAGGCTCGCCGGCCCTCCCGTGGGCAGCCCCAGGACCATGATCCCGAGGTTGGAGGCCAGCGCACCGGCGAGACTGGACACGATCAGGATGCCGAGCAGGCTGAAAAAGAGCTTCATCACGGCCTTGATCTCACGCGGCCAGAGAAGCGGCGCGCCCCCGGCGCCCAGCAGCAGGTAGCGCAGCCAGCCATATCCGAAGACCGCCATGGGCAGCATGGAGAAAAGCAGCAGCGGGATCAGGAAGGAGGCAAGGTCCTGCATGGTGATCTCGCCGCTCTCGATGCCGCTCATCACGATCAGCGTGATGCCCGCTTGAAGGGCCGCAGGCAGCGCCATCAGGCGCAGCAACGCGGGCAGATTGCCGAAGATCGCCAGAAAGACGTCCCGAACCGTTGGGCCGACCGCCAGATCGCGCACCGGGCCCGGCGGCGGTCCGGAAGAGGCGCCGCCGCCCTGCTGGCCGCCAATCTGCCTGTCCTGGGGGTCCTCGGGGTTATGGGGGTCGCTCACGCGCTATCCAACTCCTCGATGATGCGTTTGGCGGCGGCGGCGGGGTTGTCGGCGCCGGTGATGGGCCTGCCGATCACCAGATAGTCGGCGCCTTCGGCGACGGCCTGCGCCGGGGTCATCACGCGCTTCTGGTCGCCGCTTGCGGCCCAGGCCGGACGGATGCCCGGCACCACCAGCGTGAAGGTCTCACCGCAAGCCGCGCGCAGGGCCTTGATCTCCCGCGCGGAGCAGACCACGCCGTCGAGCCCGCAGTCCTGCGCGAGCCGCGCCAGGGCGACCACGCGTTCCTCCATCGGCCCCTGGATCCCGACCTCCTTCAGGTCCGCCTCGTCCAGGCTCGTCATCAGCGTGACGGCGATGACCAGCGGCCGTTCGACTTCCAGGTCCTCCGCCGCTTCGCGCGCGGCCTCGGCGGCGGCCTCCATCATGGCCCGTCCGCCCGCGGCATGGACGTTGACGATCATGGGGTGCAAGTGACAGGCCGCGCGGATCGCGCCCGCCACCGTGTTGGGAATATCGTGGAACTTCAGGTCGAGGAAGAGCGGCTGGCCGCTCACCGCGGCGCGCACCCCGTCCGGGCCGTTGGCGGTGAAGAACTCCTTGCCGATCTTCATGCCCCCGACCAACCCGCGCAGATCCTTGGCGAGCGCGGCGGCGCGGCTCAAGTCCTGGGTGTCGAGCGCAACCAGGATGCGCTCTCGGGGCGATGGATCGGACATGGGGCGCTGCTCCTTTGCTTTCGGTTAGCGCCGCTGTAGCACAAGTTGGGCCGCAGCCAAATCGGCAAGGCCGAGTCCGACCGATTTAAAAAGCGTGATCTGGTCATAATAGCGCCGTCCCGCCCGCTCGCCGCGCGTCAGCTCGAAGAGGTCGGCGGCGATGTCCTCTGGCTGAATCGCACCCGCCGCCAGCGCAGCGGCGAGCTCGCCCGAGCGGTGGGGCGTCTCTTCCCGCGAGTCCACGAACAGCCGCGCGCGCCGCAGGGTGGCGGCGTCGCACTCGGAGACCTCGAGTCTCGTGGAGCCCACCAGGTCGAGGTGCTGTCCTTCCTGAAGCCATGCCCCTTCGATCAGGGGGTCGGGGCTGCGGGTCGCCGAGCAGATGATGTGCGCGCCGCGCACCGCCTCGCCCAGGTCCTCCGTCGCCGCCACGCGGAAATCGCGCCGGTCCAGGCGCTTGGCGAGGCGCTTGGCCCGCCCGGCGTTGCGGCTCCAGATCAAGACGTTGCAGATCGGGCGGACCTTGGCGTGGGCTTCGATCAGATGGCCGGCCATGGCCCCGGCTCCGATCATCAAGAGGCGTTCGGAATCCGGTCGCGCGAGATAGCCGGCCGCCAGCGCCGAGGTCGCGGCCGCGCGCCTGCGCACCAGAAGCGCGCCGTCGATCAGCGCCACCGGCTGTCCGCTGCGCCCGTCCAGCAGCAGGTAGCTGCTCATCTCCACGGGGGTGTCGCGTTCCTCGTTGCCGGGAAAGGCCGTCGTGATGCGCAGGCCGACGAAGCGCCCAAGCTGCCAGGCGGGCAGGAGCGAGAGCCTTGCGCCGGGTCCATCGAGGGTCGGCAGGTCGAGGTCCAGGGGGCCGGGCTGCACCTCCTGCCCGCGCCAAGCCTGGCGCAGGCGCTCGACCGTCGATTCCAGGTCAAGGGCTCCGGCGACATCGGAGGCGGCAAGGATGCGCATGGCGAGGCGGAGCGGACCGTCCGGACGGCAGCTAGCCGCGCGCGCTGGTCAGGCGCGCCTGGCCCCCGCCGGGCCCTTGCGCCACGCTATCGTTGGCGGCGCTGCGCAGCTGCTCGCTGCGCTTCAGGTTTGCGATCTGGCCTTCCATCTCCCGCAGTTTGGCCGCCGCCTCGCGGGCGCGCTTTCGGCTTCGTCCGGCGGTGAACCACATGGCGATGCCGCCCAGGATGAATCCGACCAGCGCGGCCAGCAGCAGCACCAGATAGAGCGGCGCCGTCAGGCTCAACTCCAGCGGCCAGATGTCGATCACGACGGGTTGGCGGTTCGACAGTGCGAAAACCACCGCGACGATGGTGATCGGCAGGGTGATGATCCAGGAAAGATGCTTCACGGGGCCGGACCCTCTCTTGCAAGGAATGAGGCGCGATCACTCGCGTTGGCTCAGGCTAGCAGGCGGTCTGGAATTTGGGTAGAGGCGGCAGGCGGGCGCCGGCCTACTCGTCGTTCAGGCGTTCGCGCAACTGCTTCCCGGTCTTGAAGTAGGGAACGACCTTCTCCTCGACCTCGACCTTCTCGCCGGTGCGCGGATTGCGCCCGATGCGCGCGTCCCGCTGCTTGACCGAAAAGGCCCCGAAGCCGCGCAATTCGACGCGGTCGCCCCGCGACAAGGCGGTCGTGATCTCATCGAAGATCGTGTTCACGATGCGCTCGACGTCACGGTGATAGAGATGCGGATTGATTTCAGCGATGCGCTGTATCAATTCGGACTTTGTCATCTTGGACGAGTCTCCCCTACCCTGCTCTCGAGCCCGGTCTCCGCTCCCGTTCGGTGACCGACCCACGTTTCTTTGTATTCTTGCCTTCCGAAAGAGCGCCCTGACCGGCTCAAAGAGCCCCTGGCATCCTCCCAAGGCCGATGACGCTGCCAGAGGCGCGGCGCACAGTCAAGACTAAGTGCTTATATTGCCACGTTTTTTTGGCGGCATTCTAAATACTTCATCAAAGAAAAGGGCCCGGCGTCGAACACCGGGCCCTCTTATCGGCTCATGCTGACCCGCCAGCGGCGGGAGAGAGCTTACTTCTCCTCGGCGTCGTCGGAGGCCTCTTCGGCCTTCTCTTCAGCCGCGTCCTCAGCCTTGTCCTCGGTCTTCTTGGCTTTGGCGGTCTTGGTGGCCTTGGCGGGAGCCTTCTTGGCCTTGGGCTTCTCTTCGCCCTTTTCCTCAGCGCCTTCCTTGGCCTGAGACAGGGCCGCGCCCAGGATGTCGCCGAGCGAAGCGCCGGAATCGCTGGAGCCGTAGTTCTCCATCGCTTCCTTTTCTTCCTCGATCTCGCGGGCCTTGATCGACAGGCTCAGCTTGCGCGACTTCCGGTCCACGTTGGTGACCTTGGCGTCAACCTTCTCGCCCACGGCGAAGCGGTCCGGGCGCTGCTCGGAGCGCTCGCGGGAGAGATCGGCCTTGCGGATGAAGCCGGTGGCCCCGTCCGTGATCGCCACCTCGATGCCGTTGTCGTTCACCTCGGTGATGGTGCAGGTGACGACGTCGCCCTTCTTGACGCCCGCGATCGCGGCGGCGAAGGGATCGTCGGCCAGCTGCTTGATGCCAAGCGAGATGCGCTCCTTCTCGACGTCGACGTCCAGCACCTTGACCTTCACCATGTCGCCCTTGTTGAAGTCCTGGATGGCCTCCTCGCCGGAACGGTTCCAGTCCAGATCGGACAGGTGAACCATGCCGTCGATATCGCCGGGCAGACCCACGAAAAGGCCGAACTCGGTGATGTTCTTGATCTCGCCTTCCAGCTCGCTGCCCGGGCCATAGTTGGCCTGGAAGCCGTCCCAGGGGTTCTCCATGGTCTGCTTCAGGCCGAGCGAGATGCGGCGCTTCTGCTCGTCCACGTCCAGCACCATGACCTCGACCTCCTGAGAGGTGGAGACGATCTTGCCCGGGTGGATGTTCTTCTTGGTCCAGCTCATCTCGGAGACGTGGACCAGGCCCTCGATCCCGGCTTCCAGCTCCACGAAGGCGCCGTAGTCGGTGATGTTGGTGACGCGGCCGATGAACTTGGCGCCGACCGGATACTTGGCGGCCACGCCCTCCCAGGGGTCGGCCTCAAGCTGCTTCATGCCCAGGGAGATGCGCTGGGTCTCGGCGTTGAAGCGGATGACCTGGACGTCCACGGTCTGGCCGATGGAAAGCGCCTCGCTCGGGTGGTTGATGCGCTTCCAGGAAATATCGGTGACGTGCAGCAGGCCGTCGACGCCGCCCAGGTCCACGAAGGCGCCGTAGTCGGTGATGTTCTTCACCACGCCCTGGAGCACCTGGCCCTCCTTGAGGTTCTCGATGACCTCGGCGCGCTGCTCGGCGCGGGTCTCTTCCAGAACCGCGCGGCGGGACACCACGATGTTGCCGCGGCTGCGGTCCATCTTCAGGATCTGGAAGGGCTGCGGGGTGCCCATCAGCGGGCCCACGTCGCGCACCGGGCGGATGTCCACCTGGCTGCCGGGCAGGAAGGCCACGGCGCCGCCCAGGTCGACGGTGAAGCCGCCCTTGACGCGGCCGAAGATGGCGCCGGTGACCCGCTCGCCGGCCTCGAAGGCCTTCTCCAGCTCGTTCCAGGACTCCTCGCGGCGGGCCTTCTCGCGGCTCAGCATGGCCTCGCCGGAGCGGTTCTCCATGCGCTCGAGATAGACCTCGACCTCGTCGCCGGCCTTCAGCTCGGCGGGCTTGCCGGGGGAGGAAAACTCTTTCAGGGCGACGCGGCCTTCGGACTTGAGGCCGACGTCAACCAGCACCTCGTCGCCTTCGATGGCGATCACGGTGCCTTTCAGGACGCTGCCTTCGAGACGCTCGGACTGGCCGAGGCTCTCTTCGAGGAGCGCTTCGAAATCTTCTTTCTGGGGGGTGGCTGTAGCCATGGGTAAAGGATCGTCCTCTTCGCTTATTCGTCGCTATCCGGGCCAGCCGGTTTACCGGCGGTCTTCCCAAGGTTCGTCGATCTTCTCGTCTTCGATCGGCCCCGGGCGTTAATCGAACAGTCAACGCTAGAGGTTAAGGAGCCCTACTCGGTTCGAAAGTCACTGCGGCTCGCGGGGTTCCATGCGCGAACGCAGATAAGACAGGGCCGCGGCATAGGCCGCGTCGATGTCCAGCTCGGTCGTGTCCAGTACGAAAGCGTCTTCGGCGGGCTTCAAGGGCGCTTCCGCCCGTTCGCTGTCGCGTTTGTCCCGCGCGGCCATCTCGTCCTGGACGCGCGCGTATATAGACTCCTCTCCGCGATCAAGCAACTCCTTATGTCTCCGGCGCGCCCGCTCCTCCAGGCTCGCGGTGACGAAGATCTTGGCCTCGGCCTCGGGGCAGATCACCGTTCCGATGTCCCGCCCGTCCAGGATCGCACCCGCCTTTCCCTCCGGAGGATGGGCGGCGAAATCCCTCTGGAAAGCCAACAGCGCCCGGCGGACGCCCGGATAACTGGCGACCTGGCTCGCGGCCTGGCTGGTCGCCTCGGCGCGCAGGTCGCGGCGCTCCAGGTCGCCGGGCGAAAGCTTCTCGGCGACCGCCGCTGCGGCCCCGGCGTCCAAAGGGTCGCCGCCTTCGGCCAGCAGGCGCGCCGCGACGGCGCGGTAAATCGACCCGGTGTCCAGATAGGCGAAGTCGAGGCTGGCGGCGAGACGGCGGGCGAGCGTGCCCTTTCCCGCGCCGGCGGGCCCGTCGACCGCCACGATCACGCCGCTTCCTCCCTGGTCAGCTTTGCGCCGATGGAGCCCATCAGCCCGGCAAAACCGGGAAAGGAGGTCTCGATCGGCTTGGCGTCGTCCACCGTCACGGCCTGTTCGGCGGCCAGGCCCAGGATCAGAAAGGCCATGGCGATACGGTGATCCAGATGGGTGGCGACCCGTTGCCCGCCCTTGGGGCGTCCGCCGCAGCCCTCGACCGTCAGATCGTCCTTCCCGGCCTTCAGGGCGACGCCGCAGGCGGCGAGCCCCTCGGCCATGACGGCCAGACGGTCGCTCTCCTTGACCCGCAGTTCCTCGAGTCCGGCGAAATGACTGCGGCCTTGCGCGCAGGCGGCGGCGACGAAGAGCACGGGATACTCGTCGATCATGGAGGGCGCGCGCTCGGGCGGCACCGAAACGCCCTGGAGGCGGCTGGCTCTAACGCGCAGGTCGGCGATCGGCTCGCCCGCCGCTTCCCGCCGGTTCTGTTCCTCGATGTCGCCGCCCATCTCCCGCAGCGTTTCGATCAGGCCGATGCGCGCCGGGTTCATGGCGACGTCGGGCAGCAGCAGGTCCGAGCCCTCCAGCAGAAGCGCGGCCACGATGGGAAAGGCGGCGGAGGAAGGATCGGCGGGAACCTCGACGGCGCAGCCGTGCAGCTCGGGCTGGCCGGTCACTCGGATCGAGCGGCCTTCCGGCGTGTCGTCGATCTCAAGGTGAGCGCCGAAGGCGCGCAGCATGCGCTCGGAATGGTCGCGGGTGGCGACCGGCTCTATCACCTCGGTCACGCCGGCGGTGTTGAGTCCGGCGAGCAGGATGGCGGATTTCACCTGGGCGGAGGCGACGGGAAGCTTGTAGCGCAGCGGCAGAAGACTGTCGGAGCCGACCACCGTCATGGGCAGACGCCCGCCTTCGCGGGTGATGAACTGCGCGCCCATCCTGCCCAGCGGGACCGTGACCCGCCCCATGGGACGGCGTCTGAGCGAGGCGTCGCCGGTCATGACGGAAACGATGGGGTGGCTCGCCAGGATGCCGGACAGCAGGCGCGCCGAGGTGCCGGAGTTGCCCAGGTCCAGCACGTCCGACGGCTCGCAGAGCGCGCCCAGGCCGCGGCCCCAGATGCGCCAGGCGCCGTCCTCTTTCCGCTCGATCTCGGCGCCGAGCTGGCGCATGGCGGCGGCGGTCGAGAGCACGTCCTCGCCCTCCAGCAGGCCGCTGATGCGGGTCTCCCCGACGGCAAGGCCGCCCAGCATCACCGCGCGGTGCGAGATCGACTTGTCGCCCGGGACGCGGGCGCGGCCGGTGAGCCTTTCGGACGGATGGGCGGTCAGCGCGGTCATGCCTCTCTCTTCCCAGCGGTGCGGGCCTCGTTCCTACCTGCAAAAGCACAGGCTCACAAGCAGCGCAGCCCGGTGGCGCCGCTTCGCGGATTTATCTTTTGACAGCCGGGGCCGATCATGGCAATTGCCGAAAAGTAGCTTACCAATGCGCCGGCCGGTCTGGCTGCCTGCCGCGCACCGCCTATCCGAGGGGAGCCTTTGCCGTGACGAAAGCCGATTGGGGAACCAAGCGTATCTGCCAATCCTGCGGCGCCAAGTACTACGACTTGAAGCGCACGCCCATTGTCTGTCCCAAGTGCGGTACCGCATTCGACCCGGACGCGTCCTTACGCGCCCGCAAGGTCAAGGCCGCCAAACCGCCCAAGCCCGCAGCAGCGAAGAAGGCGGTCGAGGACGACGAAGAGGAGCTGGAGGACGAAACCCTCGACGACGAGGAAGACGAAGACGAGGACGAGGATTCCAAGGAAGTCTCGCTCGACGCCATGGCCGACGACGAGCTCGATGACAGTGACGACGACGAGGACGAGGACGACGAGGCCAACTACACAAAGGGCATCAAGCCCACTCTCGGCGACGACGACGATGACGAGGATGACGACGACGAGGAGCTGGACGACGACCTGGACGACGACCTGCTCGAAGACACCGACGACCTGGACGACGACGACGACCTCAACATCGATATCGAGAAAGACGACGAGGAGCGCTGAGGCAGGCGCCGGAAGCAGATTTTTTCTCTTGCAGTTCGGCTGAGCCGACACTAGTTTCCCGGCTCGCGGAGGACGGGGGCGAAATGACCCCGTGCGATCCGCCGCTCCCCGCCTCGGCCGGGGGGTTCCCAAAAGACCAGATACCGGGGCCGTAGCTCAGTTGGGAGAGCGCTACAATGGCATTGTAGAGGTCAGGGGTTCGACTCCCCTCGGCTCCACCAATCAAGACCCCCAGGCAAAACCTGGGGGTCTTGTCGTTTGAGGCTGCGGCGTCGCTCGACGTGAAGGGTTAACCGGCCCCATGAAGGGATAGCCCGCCGCCGGAGGCGATGCTGGCCTCGTTCGATTCCCCGCCCAGCTCGCGGCGGAACAGGCCCACGAGGGCCAGGGCCATCAGCAGGAGCGCGTAGGTGTCGAAGGTCGGGTACCCGATCCAGAGCAGGGCGCTGTCGTTGGCGGCCGCCGTGACCAGCGGATAGGGAGCCGCGGCGAGCAGCCAGACGAACAGCAGGCGCTCGCGCCAGCGCCAGGGGTTGCGGCGGCGCAACAGAAGCTGCAAGCCGATCAAGGCTGCGGGGATCAGCAGCGCGAAGGTATGCAGCCAGGAGATCGGCTGCACCAGGAAGGCAAGCGGGAAGCAGGCCGCGAAACCGAGGTCGGCCAGGGCGGCGAGCCGCCGCTCGCGGTGCGGCGCGCGCTCCTTCGCTTGACGAAGGCCCCGCCCGAGACGCCACGCCAGAAGCGCCATCCCGCCCGCGGCCAGCGCACAGAAGCCGACGGCCAGCCAGGGCGCGTCGATGAGCGGCGTGTTGGCAGATGCGCCGAAGACCGGGCTTACCATGCCCAGAAGAGAGGCGTTCCAGCCGGCCCCGAACCAGGCGGCGGCGAAGAGGGCGTTGGAATAGTCGAGATAGACTGCGCTGCGGAACAGCACCATTGGCAGCGAGCCGAGCGCCAGGCAGGCCGCCAGCGACCAGAGCACGAGGCGCAAGCGCCCCGAGCCGAGAAAGAACAGCAGCAGCAGCACGAGCCCTGGAACCTGAGTGATCAGGAAACCCAGCAGGACGCCGGCCCTGGGGTCGTTTGCGCTGCGCGCAGCGGTCCAGAGGAAGACCACCGCGGGCAGCAGCAGGAGATAGGGCTGGCCCAGGCAGAGATTGAGCCAAGTGGGAAAGAACAGAAGGCAGAAGGCGGCGGCCAGAAGCAAGCGGTGGCGGCCCGGACGGAACAGCCAGTCCTGGTGCAGCAGGCCAAGCGAGCGTTCCAGCTTCAAGAGCGCCAGAAGCAGGCAGAGAAAGGAAACCGCGCTGAAAAGGTAGAAGCTGGAGGTCAACGGCATCTCGGTGAAGGGTGCTGCCAGCAGCAGCATGACCGGGGGCAGCAGTAGGGATTGCGGCCGCGACACGACGCTGAGGCGGCTCGCCGGGCCGGCGTCCTTCAGAACGCTGGGCGCGGCGGCCTCCCAGCTCGCCTGGCGGTAGGGGTCCTCGCCTTCGACAAGCTGGTGGGCGGCGATGTAGATGTTGAGATAGTCGCCGCGCCAGGGTTCCTGCGCCGTGGTCATCAGTGCGGAGATATAGCCCCAGGCGATAAGCGAGAGCAGCAAGGCCAGCCCCACATAGGCGGCGCGCCGGTTCGGCGCGGCGGCCTTGTCCGCTTTTCCGCTCAAAAGGGGGTTCGCCCGTCTCTCCATGCTGCCGATGCCTTACTCCAATCCGCGGATTCGCCGCTTCCGGACCCCAGGATAGAGGCACGCAGCTAAAGAAAGCTTAAAATGCCGGAAGCGGCGGTCGCTTTTCATGCCGCTTGATACAGGGACGGCGCTTCACCATCTTTCAGTCAGGCCTCAGCGGCGCCTTTCGGGCCGCGGGGTTGGGACCGGCGGCGCGGAGCGTACCGGCCGCCCATAGAACGCAAGACGTCCTTGCTCGTACCCTTGAGGAGGATTCGGACGAAATGTCTCGGGTTTCCCTGT from Limibacillus sp. harbors:
- a CDS encoding FYDLN acid domain-containing protein; the protein is MTKADWGTKRICQSCGAKYYDLKRTPIVCPKCGTAFDPDASLRARKVKAAKPPKPAAAKKAVEDDEEELEDETLDDEEDEDEDEDSKEVSLDAMADDELDDSDDDEDEDDEANYTKGIKPTLGDDDDDEDDDDEELDDDLDDDLLEDTDDLDDDDDLNIDIEKDDEER
- the cmk gene encoding (d)CMP kinase gives rise to the protein MIVAVDGPAGAGKGTLARRLAASLDFAYLDTGSIYRAVAARLLAEGGDPLDAGAAAAVAEKLSPGDLERRDLRAEATSQAASQVASYPGVRRALLAFQRDFAAHPPEGKAGAILDGRDIGTVICPEAEAKIFVTASLEERARRRHKELLDRGEESIYARVQDEMAARDKRDSERAEAPLKPAEDAFVLDTTELDIDAAYAAALSYLRSRMEPREPQ
- the aroA gene encoding 3-phosphoshikimate 1-carboxyvinyltransferase, whose translation is MTALTAHPSERLTGRARVPGDKSISHRAVMLGGLAVGETRISGLLEGEDVLSTAAAMRQLGAEIERKEDGAWRIWGRGLGALCEPSDVLDLGNSGTSARLLSGILASHPIVSVMTGDASLRRRPMGRVTVPLGRMGAQFITREGGRLPMTVVGSDSLLPLRYKLPVASAQVKSAILLAGLNTAGVTEVIEPVATRDHSERMLRAFGAHLEIDDTPEGRSIRVTGQPELHGCAVEVPADPSSAAFPIVAALLLEGSDLLLPDVAMNPARIGLIETLREMGGDIEEQNRREAAGEPIADLRVRASRLQGVSVPPERAPSMIDEYPVLFVAAACAQGRSHFAGLEELRVKESDRLAVMAEGLAACGVALKAGKDDLTVEGCGGRPKGGQRVATHLDHRIAMAFLILGLAAEQAVTVDDAKPIETSFPGFAGLMGSIGAKLTREEAA
- the pyrF gene encoding orotidine-5'-phosphate decarboxylase, with amino-acid sequence MSDPSPRERILVALDTQDLSRAAALAKDLRGLVGGMKIGKEFFTANGPDGVRAAVSGQPLFLDLKFHDIPNTVAGAIRAACHLHPMIVNVHAAGGRAMMEAAAEAAREAAEDLEVERPLVIAVTLMTSLDEADLKEVGIQGPMEERVVALARLAQDCGLDGVVCSAREIKALRAACGETFTLVVPGIRPAWAASGDQKRVMTPAQAVAEGADYLVIGRPITGADNPAAAAKRIIEELDSA
- the rpsA gene encoding 30S ribosomal protein S1, which encodes MATATPQKEDFEALLEESLGQSERLEGSVLKGTVIAIEGDEVLVDVGLKSEGRVALKEFSSPGKPAELKAGDEVEVYLERMENRSGEAMLSREKARREESWNELEKAFEAGERVTGAIFGRVKGGFTVDLGGAVAFLPGSQVDIRPVRDVGPLMGTPQPFQILKMDRSRGNIVVSRRAVLEETRAEQRAEVIENLKEGQVLQGVVKNITDYGAFVDLGGVDGLLHVTDISWKRINHPSEALSIGQTVDVQVIRFNAETQRISLGMKQLEADPWEGVAAKYPVGAKFIGRVTNITDYGAFVELEAGIEGLVHVSEMSWTKKNIHPGKIVSTSQEVEVMVLDVDEQKRRISLGLKQTMENPWDGFQANYGPGSELEGEIKNITEFGLFVGLPGDIDGMVHLSDLDWNRSGEEAIQDFNKGDMVKVKVLDVDVEKERISLGIKQLADDPFAAAIAGVKKGDVVTCTITEVNDNGIEVAITDGATGFIRKADLSRERSEQRPDRFAVGEKVDAKVTNVDRKSRKLSLSIKAREIEEEKEAMENYGSSDSGASLGDILGAALSQAKEGAEEKGEEKPKAKKAPAKATKTAKAKKTEDKAEDAAEEKAEEASDDAEEK
- the ihfB gene encoding integration host factor subunit beta, with the translated sequence MTKSELIQRIAEINPHLYHRDVERIVNTIFDEITTALSRGDRVELRGFGAFSVKQRDARIGRNPRTGEKVEVEEKVVPYFKTGKQLRERLNDE
- a CDS encoding LapA family protein, whose product is MKHLSWIITLPITIVAVVFALSNRQPVVIDIWPLELSLTAPLYLVLLLAALVGFILGGIAMWFTAGRSRKRAREAAAKLREMEGQIANLKRSEQLRSAANDSVAQGPGGGQARLTSARG
- a CDS encoding ornithine cyclodeaminase, with product MRILAASDVAGALDLESTVERLRQAWRGQEVQPGPLDLDLPTLDGPGARLSLLPAWQLGRFVGLRITTAFPGNEERDTPVEMSSYLLLDGRSGQPVALIDGALLVRRRAAATSALAAGYLARPDSERLLMIGAGAMAGHLIEAHAKVRPICNVLIWSRNAGRAKRLAKRLDRRDFRVAATEDLGEAVRGAHIICSATRSPDPLIEGAWLQEGQHLDLVGSTRLEVSECDAATLRRARLFVDSREETPHRSGELAAALAAGAIQPEDIAADLFELTRGERAGRRYYDQITLFKSVGLGLADLAAAQLVLQRR
- a CDS encoding glycosyltransferase family 87 protein — protein: MSGKADKAAAPNRRAAYVGLALLLSLIAWGYISALMTTAQEPWRGDYLNIYIAAHQLVEGEDPYRQASWEAAAPSVLKDAGPASRLSVVSRPQSLLLPPVMLLLAAPFTEMPLTSSFYLFSAVSFLCLLLALLKLERSLGLLHQDWLFRPGRHRLLLAAAFCLLFFPTWLNLCLGQPYLLLLPAVVFLWTAARSANDPRAGVLLGFLITQVPGLVLLLLFFLGSGRLRLVLWSLAACLALGSLPMVLFRSAVYLDYSNALFAAAWFGAGWNASLLGMVSPVFGASANTPLIDAPWLAVGFCALAAGGMALLAWRLGRGLRQAKERAPHRERRLAALADLGFAACFPLAFLVQPISWLHTFALLIPAALIGLQLLLRRRNPWRWRERLLFVWLLAAAPYPLVTAAANDSALLWIGYPTFDTYALLLMALALVGLFRRELGGESNEASIASGGGLSLHGAG